Proteins encoded in a region of the Globicephala melas chromosome 1, mGloMel1.2, whole genome shotgun sequence genome:
- the MED8 gene encoding mediator of RNA polymerase II transcription subunit 8 has protein sequence MPTEQREEKQLEASLDALLSQVADLKNSLGSFIYKLENEYDRLTWPSVLDSFALLSGQLNTLNKVLKHEKTPLFRNQVIIPLVLSPDRDEDLMRQTEGRVPVFSHEVVPDHLRTKPDPEVEEQEKQLTTDAARIGADAAQKQIQSLNKMCSNLLEKISKEEREAESGGLRPNKQTFNPADTNALVAAVAFGKGLSNWRPSGSSGPGQPGQPGSGTILAGASGLQQVQMAGAPSQQQPMLSGVQMAQAGQPGKMPSGIKTNIKSASMHPYQR, from the exons ATGCCGACAGAACAG AGGGAGGAGAAGCAGCTTGAGGCATCATTAGATGCACTGCTGAGTCAAGTGGCTGATCTGAAGAATTCGCTGGGGAGTTTCATTTACAAGTTGGAGAATGAATATGACCGGCTGACCTG GCCATCTGTCCTGGACAGCTTTGCCTTGCTCTCTGGACAGTTGAACACTCTGAACAAGGTCTTGAAGCATGAAAAGACACCACTGTTCCGTAACCAGGTCATCATCCCTCTGGTGTTGTCCCCAGACCGAGATGAAGATCTCATG AGGCAGACTGAAGGACGGGTACCTGTTTTTAGCCATGAGGTGGTCCCTGACCATCTGAGAACCAAGCCTGACCCTGAGGTAGAAGAGCAAGAGAAGCAGCTGACAACGGATGCTGCCCGCATTGGTGCTGATGCAGCTCAG AAGCAGATCCAGAGCTTGAATAAAATGTGCTCAAACCTTCTGGAGAAAATCAGCAAAGAGGAACGAGAAGCGGAGAGTGGAG GTCTCCGGCCGAACAAGCAGACCTTTAACCCAGCAGACACCAATGCATTAGTGGCAGCTGTTGCCTTTGGGAAGGGGCTGTCTAATTGGAGGCCTTCAGGCAGCAGTGGTCCTGGCCAGCCGGGCCAGCCAGGATCTGGGACAATCCTCGCAGGAGCCTCAGGATTACAGCAGGTGCAGATGGCAGGAGCTCCGAGTCAGCAGCAGCCAATGCTCAGTGGGGTGCAGATGGCCCAAGCAGGTCAACCAG GGAAAATGCCAAGTGGAATAAAAACCAACATCAAGTCGGCTTCCATGCATCCCTACCAGCGGTGA